The sequence ggaccctgaacagcttctacgcccaagccattagactgttctctctgctaatgcACATGCAAGCCGTACCAAGTCtgaaaccaacaggaccctgaacagcttctacgcccaagccattagactgctaaatagttagttcaATAGTTAAGCAATAGCTACCctgactatctgcattgacactTTTGACAGATCACATATGCTgatgctactgtttattatctatcatgttgcctaggtttgtgtcaagaactgcaacactgctggatttttcacactcaacaatttcccttgtgtatcaagaatggtccaccagccaaAGGACCACCAGCCGATctgatacaactgtgggaagcattggagtccatatgggccagcatccctgtggaatattttcaacaccttatagagtccatgccccgacgaattgaggctgttctgagggaggGCAACTCAATGCtatgaaggtgttcttaatgttttgtaaacatAGTGTATGCCCAACATATTAGCCGAACACATGATACATTTCTGAAATCCTCAGAAGTTTCCTAATCATACAACATTGAATTGAATTGTCATTGGAGTACAATTAGGACTTTAACAATGTTGTCCCAATTTATCTAACCTGCTGTCCCAGTCTACCAAATGTAAACTGAACATGGTTTAGACTCTGTTGACGATTTCAGACATGTCAATGTATCATGTGTTGGGCTAATACTGTATGTTGGATATATGTCGAAAGAGGTTACAGAAAAAGGAGATGCAAAAAGTGTCCCCGTTTTTCTGAATTCACCcaacatacactaccggtccaacgttttagaacacctactcattcaagtgtttttctttatttttactattttctacattgtagaataatagtgaatacatcaaaactatgaaaaaacacgtatggaatcatgtcgtaaccatgatgactgctttgcacactcttggcattctctcaaccagattggaatgcttttccaacagctttgaaggagttccctaatatgctgggcacttgttggctgcttttccttcactctgcggtccaactaatcccaaaccatctcaaatgcccactggtctaatgtccattgctcgtgtccattgctcgtgtttctcttcttattattggcgtcatttagttgtggtttctttgcagtaattggaccatgaagacctgattcacaatcttctctgaacagtttatgttgagatgtgtctgttacttgaactctgtgaagcatttatttgggctgcaatttctgaggctggtaactctaatgaacttatcctctgcagcagaagtaactctgggtctttcattcctgtggcagtcttcatgagagccagtttcatcatagcgcttcatAGTTTTTtgacagcacttgaagaaactgtcaaagttcttgaaatgttccatattgaatAACCttgatgtcttaaagtaatggactgttttTTCttattgcttatttgagctgttcttgccataatatggacttggtcttttaccaaatagggctatattcggTATACCCtccaaccttgtcacaacacctgattggctcaaatgcattaaggaaataaattccacagatgaacttttaagaagacaCACCTGTTCTTTTAAATGTATCCttgtgaagttggttgagagaatgccaagagtgtgcaaagctgtcatcaaggcaaagggtggcgatTTGAAgaatctctttaaaaaaaaaacactttttgggttactacatgattccaaatgtgttatttcatagttttgatgttttcactattattacaatgtagaaaatagtacaaataaagaaaaatcattAAATGAGCAGGTGAttaaaaacttttgactggtactatatatatccattgattcttgaagaatataacttataaataaaTGCCTCATGAATTTAGTCACACTCCATGAAAACCCCAAATATAAGATTGTAtatctccaatgtttgtaaacatcataactgtaaacaaacactgtataacctcataacatggttaaaacaatacttttgatatcatggatggtccgtccttgcatccatagctctgtctattcatctgAGAGTGGTTTCATTTTTACagacccatccctcagcttttaacCAAAACAGAGGCGTGGCAaccattttgttattgtttcttcTGTGgatttaaacagctgcatattaacatgatatcaaagtgtcaccatcaaaaaggtaaacaataggccAACAGCAAATTCAGCatacagcatttatttttcacatgtaaatagcacttttcagtggTGCTTAAAGCATGGCATTCTATGAGGACAGCATTTAttaatgagcccaatcagtcctccatgacaacaaaatcataaacaacagagtaaagctggctaataagtcctctgttttggggttatgctcaggGAGAACAATTTGGCCAATccatacttccatatttccaggtcctattcttgaagatcaaggggtataacatttattggaatgactggaatctGATAGACCTTGGTTTTTAATATAAAGATATAATTTAACCCATAAAGTCAAATGTAATATCcctatatggccagctatgtaaactttaacattgatttatcctgcagtAGATGTCGTTCAAGTGGTAACATACCCTTTTTGTCTTCTTTTAATGCCTCATAAAGGGAAAGTAATCTACAAGTAattgaatgtaatcagattacgttgctgagtttgggtaatccaaaagttatgtGACTGATTATAATTTTGGACAGGtaagtagttactgtaacagattacatttagaaagtaacctacccaaccctactGTTAGTAtgcctgttgtttacgaagcaatGCCAAATAACATTTTAATTGATTCACCAACAGCCCAATAACATTTAGTGTGATTGGGTTGCAAAATCAACACAGAACAGTACCCTCAAACACAAATGTACCACAACACCTGATGTCCCACTAATGCTGACATCACCCTACTTTCTGACTTGACTGGAATTGAAGGAAATTGAACCCCACCCTGAGACATATAGGCCTGCAAAGGGGAGATCTATAGGGGAGTGGGGAAAACGACCGTATGTATCGGCTGATAGGATGACATTGGCTAAAAAGCCCAGCCCACTTTCACGCTCTCCTCTTCCGTCCACATCTATCGCTCTCACTCCAGTCCACAGCATTATCCATTCCAACAAGGTAGAGCGGCCAAAGCCAACCCACGTCTGGCCGGTCGTTCCGTTCCGCTACTGCTATATGTGTGTGAGCGCAGCGAGCTAACGAGGATTGTGTGAGTCCTCGCCAAGGATTAGTGGAGTTGGTTTGTCCTCAGTAGATAGTGTCGCGGCAGCTGCAGTTACATCAAAGGCTTTAGCTCGCTCTTCCAGGTCACATCAACGCGAACGGTGCTGGATAGTAACCGTTTGATATCCCTCTCTACTGTAATAGCTGCTGCAGATTCGCCTTTTCGTCGCAAAGGCTACATTTTTCCGAACGGACTTATAAATGGTAAGTCGACGTGTTGGCTATATTAAAATAGAGAAGCTGGTGTTCTATGTGTTAACTATATTCGTTTCTAACATACATAATAGTGTATAGGCTTATTTCAAAGCAGCTATCTATTTATTCGGTGCGCTTTGTAGCCTTTTGGATAATAGCAGAGATATTAAGCAGCCATTGCAACTAGGAATGCAGTCAATAGCCACAACACAGTCAGTCCACTAGGCTACTATTGAATATgattattttttacattcagTGGCAGATTTATTAGACTGCAAATCGATTAGACAGCAGTTCATCAGTGTATTCATGGGCTTGTGTGTTTTTTCAGTCGGACCTCATCGGAATGATGCACTGAAGAAAGACTAGGCTACATGCAAGCGTCTGTCCAGAGGCTGCAGTATAGCTGAGCGATTGCGGCACACTGTTGACGTTTTTTTTACGGTTCCACAGTCTAACGTCAGTGGTTGTCTGTAAAGGGAGAATCGTGAATTTCGATCGCCCTGCGCTCGGCGAAAACATAATGGCCACTCTTCTGCGGAAAATCGGTCTGATTCGTCTTCACGACCGGGACACAGAGGACCCCAAGCATCACCAGGGCTCACTAAAGGGGACCAAGGGGAACACGAAGAGCACTAAGCAGCACTGTCAGACCACCAACGAGACGAACAACATCCTCAGCACCCCCGAGATCAAAGCGAAGAAGCTGGACCAGCACAACAGCAATGACAAACCGTCCGTAAAGGATAAGCAACAGGGCAAGGACGCCAATGAGAAACAGCAGAtgggaggcggaggaggaggtgggatcgGGGTTGGAAAATCAGCGACCAGTGCCTCAATACCACCACTAGCCCCTCACCGGCAGCACTGCACCCAAGTCCGGACGAGGAGACTTATGAAGGAACTCCAGGAGATCCGGCGGTTGGGAGACAACTTTATAACGGTCGAGCTGGTCGACGACAATCTATTTGACTGGAACGTCAAGCTCCACCAGGTGGACAAAGACTCGGCGCTGTGGCAGGACATGAAAGAAACAAACACCGAGTTCATTCTGCTGAATGTCTCTTTCCCCGACAATTTCCCCTTCTCTCCGCCATTCATGCGGGTGCTCACCCCCCGGTTGGAAAACGGGTACGTTCTGGACGGTGGAGCGATATGTATGGAGTTGTTAACCCCCCGCGGATGGTCCAGCGCCTACACAGTGGAAGCCGTGATGAGACAATTTGCGGCAAGTCTGGTAAAAGGACAGGTGAGgatatttgttttattaatgCATTCTTCCCGTGTGTGTTTTGAAACATTAGACCCTGCAGACGCTGAATATTTAGTGTTGAATGTTCATACCTGACACTCATGCAACATGCATAATGTTAATTTAGTGAACCCATACCTCATAAAACCTGTCAATACGAAGTAGTTGCAGCTAGGTCACCCATGattacaagtcagtattcgacgtccatccatgtctgagcaCTGTTACTTTCAAGTAGGTTTCTCTTTTTCTACTGCATTGTGGACACGGATGTGCAAAAAAacctgcctctgattccaaaggttgcaagaTGGAATCCAGtaatagaaagttgtttttgatatttttgtttGAACCCTATCCCAAACGTCAGCCTGTACTTTAGGACTGCGGATTTAATGTACTTTAGGACTGCGGAGTTAATGTACTTTAGGACTGCGGAGTTAATGTACTTTAGGATTGCGGAGTTAATGTACTTTAGGATTGCGGAGTTAATGTACTTTAGGATTGCGGAGTTAATGTACTTTAGGATTGCGGAGGTAATGTACTTTAGGATTGCGGAGTTAATGTACTTTAGGATTGCGGAGGTAATGTACTTTAGGATTGCGGAGTTAATGTACTTTAGGATTGCGGAGTTAATGTACTTTAGGATTGCGGAGGTAATGTACTTTAGGACTGCGGAGGTAATGTACTTTAGGATTGCGGAGTTAATGTACTTTAGGATTGCGGAGTTAATGTACTTTAGGATTGCGGAGTTAATGTACTTTAGGATTGCGGAGGTAATGTACTTTAGGATTGCGGAGTTAATGTACTTTAGGATTGCGGAGTTAATGTACTTTAGGACTGCGGAGGTAATGTACTTTAGGATTGCGGAGTTAATGTACTTTAGGATTGCGGAGTTAATGTACTTTAGGATTGCGGAGTTAATGTACTTTAGGATTGCGGAGGTAATGTACTTTAGGATTGCGGAGTTAATGTACTTTAGGATTGCGGAGTTAATGTACTTTAGGACTGCGGAGGTAATGTACTTTAGGATTGCGGAGTTAATGTACTTTAGGATTGCGGAGTTAATGTACTTTAGGATTGCGGAGTTAATGTACTTTAGGATTGCGGAGTTAATGTACTTTAGGATTGCGGAGTTAATGTACTTTAGGATTGCGGAGTTAATGTACTTTAGGATTGCGGAGTTAAAGCCTTAACTTAACTTTAATTCTTTGAAATTCGATCTTTGCAACAATTTCGAAATTTGATGCTTGAGAAActtggatgaacgtctaattctgtcATGAGACTGTGAGAGTTAGTTGCAGCTTGCCATTGCCATATCTGCCAAACTGAGCAGAATCAGAATGGTGTTTTACTGTGATACAGATCTCATTTAGTGAGACCTAAATCTCTCCCCGAGCtctgaaagggagaaagagagaggcaggaatCCATCTCCCCATCTTAGAAGTGATTAATCTTTAGCTGTGACATTACAGCCGCCATTTCGCTGCTGTGCTCTGAATGTTCTCTATTCTGTGTGAGATGTATATTCCTCCTCCTATCTCCTCATTGGAATGCATCATCTTTTATCACCTCCAGAAATCCTCACCATTAAGGGGGGAAAAAATGTCTACCATAGAAATGACAAGGTCACTCCAGATCATCTAATTATTGGCCAGATATAGAATACATGTGCATGGGGTTTCATTTCCTCAAGCCTACAGGAATGATTTGAAATCATATATGTAAAAAATGTactaaaaaatgtaattaaactactGCAGGTAGCCTATGAAGTCATTGGAATCACATTGACCAAGcatcatccagtcagtcagtagcttgtctctcctctgtgctctcgcctgtcctgtcctctttgacagagacagactgagcaGAACTTATGTAAAAGACGCTGCAACATTCTCACCCCCTCTGTCATCAAATATGATCATTTCCCTGTCATTTATCATGTTTGTTGACCTGATCCTATTCAATCAGTACGCTGATGCATGAAATACACCACATGAACAAGTAGAGCATTTCATGCATTAGAACGTTATTGCTTGTCATTCCTTGAATTACATTTTCTAGCTGCTTTGACTGACGGTTCGGGTTTGCCCGTCACATGTGACGTCATTGTTATGACAGCGTTATGACAGGAGGGATTTATGTAAGCATGTCACCAGATTTCCCTCCAGTGACCTAAGAGTGGTAGTTTTTCCCTTTTCCCTTTGATGATGTAACGGAATTTCAGTTGACATTGGGTCATGCAGGTGTTATTATAGGTCTATTAAATGTATGAATTATTAGAGAGGAAGAAATATATGCTTAGTCTAATGGATAATGTAAAACAAAGGTATGTGTGGTGGTTCTGTTTTCAATATTATGCATTGATATCGTGTATATCACTTCAAATAATTCAGGTACATTGACACATAATATGTGGTCACAATCGTAAATATATGGGCAATGTAAGGAAAACCACCCAAAAGGATCCATAGCAAAGACATCAATAATATAGATTGGTGATGTACACGTCGTCTCAAGTATTTCATTTACACTTAATACATTTATAATGTATTACGAGCCAATTAGATCTTAATGATGCATTGTGAGCAGAAGCAGCTGTGAACGTAGTGGTTCTCATCTCCATCCCACTGGTTGAGGCCTTAAAattgcacacacgcacgcacgcacgcacgcacgcacgcacgcacgcacgcacgcacgcacgcacgcacgcacgcacgcacgcacgcacgcacgcacacacacacacacacacacacacacacacacacacacacacacacacacacacacacacacacacacacacagagtacaccattttattttatttttcagtaTCAGTCAAGACAGAACATCACAAGGTTCTAGAAATGACTCATGAGAGTGAAGACCTTTTGTCATTATCTGGATTAGTCGGTTGGTTTTTCCATCTTATCTCTCTGATTACACTCTGATGGGGagatagtaagagagagagagagagagagagagagagagagagagagagagagagagagagagagagagagagagagagagagagagagagagagagagagagagagagagggagaaaagagagagagagggagagagagagagtgagagagagagagaatgagagagagagagaagctctgcAGTCAGTATACACTAATTAACTTCCCAGTGCCTTCCTCCTCCAGTTTGCTAATGAAAACAATATTGATTAATTAtgcaagtgtgtgcgtgtgcatgcgcaTGTGTCTTTGATGGTGcatctctgtatgtgtgtttcCTGATTTCCCATGTGATTGGTTTGCCACATCCTGAATGTGAAACTAACACAAAGGAATTCCTCCTCTAGTGCCACTAGTACTGCTACTCTGTGGTTCCCTGTGGTGGTTCTGCTTGTGATAGAAATGATCACCTCCAATAACAACCATCTCCTGAATGGGACGATGATGTAATTACTGAGTTGAAAGACAATAGATTCCTATGGTTTCCCCATGGATGTGTACCAGACCCCAGGGTAGCAGAAGAAGACTAGGTTTTCAGATTGAAGACCAATTAAAAAGGTGCTGGTTCTTTAATTTGACAGTACCAGAGTTCATATCTTAGAGTGAATATTCTATAAGTGGCACTCAAGCTGTAGAACATGCGAGCTGCACCGCTCCAATTGAAGCACTGAATGTTTTTTAGAAGTTGTTTGACCGTGGGTGATTATCAGcattatcaaatcaaatacattttcattTGTCTGCGCCGAATACGACAGGTGTAgtaggaccttacagtgaaatgcttacttacaagcccttaaccaaaaatgcaattttaagaaaagacccccaaaaagtaagagataagaataacaaataattaaacagcagtaAATAataatagcggggctatatacagggggtaccggtgtcaaggtaattgaggtcatatgtacatgtaggtaaagtgacactgcttagataataacagagagtagtagcagcgTACAAGAGGGGcattgcaaatagtctgggtggccatttgactagatgttcaggagtcttatggcttgggggtagaaactgtttagaagcctcttggaccttgacttggtgctccagtacctcttgccgtgcagtagaagagagaacagtctatgattagtgtggctggagtctttgactatttttatggccttcctctgacaccgccaggtatagaggtcctggatggcaggaagcttggccccggtgatgtactgtgcagtacgcactaccctctgtagtagaggtcgatcgatcatgatttttcaacacctatactgattattggaggaccaaaaaaaagccgatagCGGTTAATCGGGCCGAtttttataaatatataaatatttgaaataatgaagaaagtaaaagtgcaaaatGTGCTATGTAAAAAAAACTAACGTTTAAGTTcgttgctcagaacatgagaacatatgaaagctggtggttccttttaacatgagtcttcaatattcccagttaagaagttttaggttgttgttattatagaaattataggactatttctctctatacaatgtgtatttcatatacctttgactattggatgttcttgtaggcactttagtattgccaggcAAATCTTATGAGttcataggcttgaagtcataaacagagctgtgcttcaagcattgctaagagctgctggcaaatgcaggaaagtggtgtttgaatgaatgcttacgagcctgctgctgcctaccaccgctcagtcagactgctctatcaaatatcaaatcatagacttaattataatatagtaaacgcacagaaatacaagccttaagTAATTAATATGGTCAGATCTGGAAacgatcatttcgaaaacaaaacgtttattctttcagtgataTACGGaacctttacatatgtattcgaacgggtggcaaccctaagtctataaattgctgttacattgcacaaccttcaatgttatgtcctaattatgtacaattctggcaaattaattccggtctttgttaggaagaaatggtcttctcacagttcgcaacgagccaggtggccaaaactgctgcatataccctgactctgcttgcacagaacgcaagagaagtgacacaatttcaagctagttaaactagttaagctagttaaactagtaatatcatcaaccatgtgtagttaactagtgattatgttaagattgattgttttttataagataagtttaatgctaactCACAACTaccatggctccttgctgcactcgcataacaggtggtcagcctgccacgcattcttttcgtggattgcaatgtaatcggccataatcggcataCAAAAATgtagattaccgattgttatgaaaacttgaaattggcccttgCGATAGGAGGccgagctgttgccataccaggcagtgatgcaaccagtcaggatgctcttgatggggcagctgtaaaaccttttgaggatctgaggacccatgccaaatctttccagTCTCCTAAGGGAGACTGTCGTGCCCTCTTAACGACTggcatggtgtgcttggaccatgttagtttgttggtgatgtggacgccaaggaacttgaagctctcaacctgcttcactacagccctgtcgatgagaatgggggtgtgctcggtcctccttttcctgtagtccacaatcatcttctttgtcttgatcacattgagggagaggttgttgtcctggcaccacacagtcaggtctgtgacctccttcctataggctgtctcatcgttgtcggtgatcaggcctaccactgttgtgtcatcagcaaacttaatgatggtgttggagttgtgcctgccagtacagtcatgagtgaacagggagtacaggaggggactgaggacgcacccctgaggggcccctgtgttgaagatcagtgtgaggatgtgttgttacctacccttaccacctgggggcggcctgtcaggaagtccaggatccagttgcagagggaggtgtttagtctcagggtccttagcttagtgatgagctttgagggcactatggtgttgaacgctgagatgtagtcaatgaatagcattctcaaataggtgttccttttgtccaggtgtgaaagggcaatgtggagtgcaatagagatttctTCAGCtgtggattttttatttttttattttttatttcatctttatttaaccaggtaggctagttgagaacaagttgtcatttacaactggggcggcagggtagcctagtggttagagcattggactggtaaccgaaaggttgtaagttcaaatccctgagctgacaaggtacaaaatctgtcgttctgcccttgaacaggcagttaacccactgttcctaggccgtcattgaaaataagaacttgttcttaactgacttgcctagtaaaataaaggtaaaaaaaaaaaaaaaactgcgacctggccaagttaaagcagtgcgacagaaacaacaacacagagttacacataaacaaatgtacagtcaacagAATAGAaaaatgtacagtgtgtgcaaatgtagaagagtagggaggtaaggcaataaataggccatggaggcgaaattagcattaacactggagtgatagatgtgcagattatgatgtgcaagtagagaatagagatactggggtgcaaaagagcaagaggatgaGTAATAATATgaagatgaggtagttgggtgtgctatttacagatgggctgtgtacaggtacagtgatctgtgagctgctctgacagctgaagcttaaagttagagagagagagatatgactccagcttctgtgatttttgcaattcattccagtcattggcagcagagaactggaaggaaatgtggccaaagtaagtgttggctttgggggtgacctgtgaaatatacctgctggagcttgtgctatgggtgggtgttgcaatggtgaccagtaagctgagataaggcggggctttacttagcatagacttatagatgacctggagccagtgggtttggcgaggaatatgtagtgagggccagcaaatgagagcatacaggtcgcagtggtgggtagtgta comes from Oncorhynchus gorbuscha isolate QuinsamMale2020 ecotype Even-year linkage group LG24, OgorEven_v1.0, whole genome shotgun sequence and encodes:
- the LOC124012881 gene encoding ubiquitin-conjugating enzyme E2Q-like protein 1, with the protein product MATLLRKIGLIRLHDRDTEDPKHHQGSLKGTKGNTKSTKQHCQTTNETNNILSTPEIKAKKLDQHNSNDKPSVKDKQQGKDANEKQQMGGGGGGGIGVGKSATSASIPPLAPHRQHCTQVRTRRLMKELQEIRRLGDNFITVELVDDNLFDWNVKLHQVDKDSALWQDMKETNTEFILLNVSFPDNFPFSPPFMRVLTPRLENGYVLDGGAICMELLTPRGWSSAYTVEAVMRQFAASLVKGQGRICRKSGKSKKAFSRKEAEATFKSLVKTHEKYGWVSPPVSDG